One window of Impatiens glandulifera unplaced genomic scaffold, dImpGla2.1, whole genome shotgun sequence genomic DNA carries:
- the LOC124917949 gene encoding phosphoenolpyruvate carboxylase 4-like — protein sequence MTDTTDEIAGEISFQGFEDDCRLLGSLLKDVLQREVGSKFMGKLERIRVLSQGACNVRLAGIEDTAQLLEKQLASEMSTMTLDEVLTLSRAFSHYLNLMGIAETHHRLRKTRGVAHLSKSCDDIFNQLIQGGVSQEKLYNTVCSQEVEIVLTAHPTQINRRTLQYKHIRLAHLLDYNDRPDLTFEDRDMLIEDLVREITSIWQTDELRRHKPTPVDEARAGLHIVEQSLWKAVPLYLRRVSNALKKHTGKPLPLTCTPIKFGAWMGGDRDGNPNVTAKVTKDVSLLSRWMAIDLYIREVDHLRFELSMDRCNDRLSRLAQEISEKETAAASDDRHERWSQTKPGLPTYLPPNAAMPPCTEFKNEASTYPRLEVPGTEYKPHGIATDGRRSQKPEAIQETSKIGRNKSTDQLNPNNALPPASPSVKSNAASAAASASFNSTQLQSQRKVFAESQMGRTSFQKLLEPSVALRPTLVPYRVVLGNIKETLMKTRKRLELLLEDLPCEQDSWDYYESPDQFLEPLLLCYESLQSCGSGALADGRLADLIRRVCTFGMNLMKLDLRQESGRHAETIDSITTYLDMGVYSEWDEDKKLDFLTRELKSKRPLVPPTIEVPPDVKEVLDTFRVAAELGSDSLGAYVISMASNASDVLAVELLQKDARLTVSGELSKPCPGGTLRVVPLFETVKDLQAAGPAIRKLLSIEWYRDHVIKNHNAHQEVMVGYSDSGKDAGRFTAAWELYKAQEDVVAACNEFGIKVTLFHGRGGSIGRGGGPTYLAIQSQPPGSVMGTLRSTEQGEMVQAKFGLPQTAVRQLEIYTTAVLLATLRPPQQPREAKWRTIMDDISKVSCQSYRSVVYENPEFITYFNEATPQAELGFLNIGSRPTRRKSSGGIGSLRAIPWVFAWTQTRFVLPAWLGVGAGLKSVCDKGNTEELKAMYKEWPFFQCTVDLIEMILGKADPNIAKHYDEVLVSESRQKIGDDLRNELLSTQKTVLAITGHEKLLKNNKSLRRLIESRLPYLNPINMLQVEILRRLRRDEDNVKLRDTLLISINGIAAGMRNTG from the exons ATGACGGACACTACAGATGAAATCGCAGGGGAAATTTCATTCCAAGGATTTGAAGATGACTGTAGGTTATTGGGTAGTTTGCTAAAAGATGTCTTACAAAGAGAAGTTGGGTCTAAGTTCATGGGAAAGCTTGAAAGGATTCGAGTTCTTTCTCAG GGAGCTTGTAATGTTAGGCTAGCGGGTATAGAAGATACAGCTCAACTTCTTGAGAAACAACTTGCTTCAGAAATGTCTACAATGACACTAGATGAAGTTCTTACACTTTCTCGAGCTTTCAGTCATTATCTTAATCTAATGGGTATTGCTGAGACCCATCACAG GCTTAGAAAAACAAGGGGGGTTGCGCATCTATCAAAATCTTGTGATGATATATTTAATCAGCTTATACAAGGTGGAGTTTCACAAGAAAAGCTCTACAATACTGTCTGCAGTCAG GAAGTTGAAATTGTTCTGACTGCACACCCTACTCAAATCAACAGGCGTACATTACAGTACAAACACATCAGACTCGCG CATCTTTTGGATTATAATGACAGACCTGATCTGACTTTTGAGGATCGAGATATGTTGATTGAAGACCTG GTGAGGGAGATCACTTCAATATGGCAAACTGATGAATTGAGACGTCATAAACCTACACCTGTTGATGAAGCTAGAGCTGGTTTACATATTGTAGAACAATCCCTTTGGAAAGCAGTGCCTCTTTATTTACGTCGCGTCAGCAATGCACTTAAGAAG CATACTGGAAAACCATTACCATTGACATGCACACCAATCAAATTTGGAGCTTGGATGGGAGGTGACAGAGATGGAAATCCAAATGTTACTGCAAAG GTAACCAAGGATGTTTCGCTATTATCTAGATGGATGGCTATTGATCTATATATTCGAGAGGTCGATCATCTAAGATTTGAACTCTCGATGGATAGATGCAACGATAGGTTGTCAAGATTAGCCCAGGAAATTTCAGAAAAag AAACTGCAGCCGCGAGTGATGATCGACACGAGAGATGGAGCCAAACGAAGCCTGGTCTTCCAACTTATCTTCCACCTAATGCTGCCATGCCTCCTTGCACAG AGTTCAAGAACGAGGCATCAACTTATCCCAGGCTAGAAGTTCCTGGAACTGAATACAAGCCACATGGAATTGCG ACGGACGGAAGGAGATCTCAAAAACCAGAGGCTATCCAGGAAACAAGTAAAATTGGTCGGAATAAATCTACAGATCAGTTGAATCCAAACAATGCACTTCCACCTGCATCACCCAGTGTAAAATCCAACGCTGCATCTGCTGCAGCTTCTGCGTCTTTCAATTCAACTCAACTCCAATCACAGAGGAAAGTATTTGCTGAATCTCAGATGGGTAGGACAAGTTTCCAGAAGCTTCTAGAGCCAAGCGTAGCTCTACGCCCCACATTGGTTCCTTATAGAGTTGTTCTTGGGAACATTAAAGAAACT TTGATGAAAACCAGGAAGCGGTTGGAACTTCTTCTGGAGGATCTTCCTTGTGAGCAAGATTCATGGGATTACTATGAATCACCTGACCAATTTCTAGAACCACTTCTTTTATGCTATGAATCTCTG CAATCATGTGGATCTGGTGCTCTAGCTGATGGAAGGCTTGCTGATCTTATTCGACGAGTATGCACATTTGGAATGAATCTAATGAAGCTTGATTTGCGTCAG GAATCAGGAAGACATGCAGAAACGATTGATTCAATTACAACATATCTGGATATGGGTGTGTATAGTGAATGGGATGAAGATAAAAAGTTGGATTTTTTGACAAGAGAACTAAAGAGCAAGCGCCCTCTTGTTCCTCCCACCATTGAG GTTCCTCCAGACGTTAAAGAAGTTCTTGATACGTTTCGAGTCGCTGCTGAGCTAGGAAGCGATTCGTTAGGAGCATACGTGATTTCCATGGCCTCAAAT gCGAGCGATGTTCTTGCTGTAGAGCTTTTGCAGAAAGATGCCCGTCTTACGGTTTCAGGGGAGCTAAGCAAGCCATGCCCGGGTGGCAC ATTACGGGTGGTTCCATTGTTTGAAACGGTGAAAGACTTACAGGCAGCTGGTCCGGCTATTCGAAAATTGTTGTCGATTGAATGGTACCGAGATCACGTCATTAAAAACCACAATGCACATCAAGAG gTGATGGTTGGATATTCTGATTCTGGGAAAGATGCTGGTCGGTTTACAGCTGCATGGGAACTTTACAAAGCTCAGGAAGATGTCGTAGCGGCTTGCAATGAGTTTGGAATCAAGGTTACTCTGTTTCATGGTCGAGGCGGGAGTATAGGCCGAGGTGGAGGACCTACATATCTCGCCATTCAATCTCAGCCTCCCGGTTCTGTAATG GGAACATTACGGTCAACCGAACAAGGAGAAATGGTGCAAGCAAAATTCGGGCTACCTCAAACTGCGGTTCGTCAACTAGAAATCTACACAACCGCAGTCCTTTTAGCTACTCTCCGCCCTCCCCAGCAGCCACGAGAGGCAAAATGGAGAACTATAATGGACGATATCTCAAAAGTAAGCTGCCAGAGCTATCGTAGCGTAGTCTACGAGAATCCCGAGTTCATCACCTATTTCAACGAAGCCACTCCACAAGCCGAGCTCGGATTCCTAAACATTGGTTCCCGCCCAACTAGAAGGAAGAGCTCTGGAGGGATAGGTAGTCTACGCGCCATCCCATGGGTGTTCGCGTGGACTCAAACTAGATTCGTTCTTCCTGCATGGCTCGGAGTTGGAGCCGGGCTGAAAAGTGTTTGTGATAAGGGAAACACCGAAGAACTAAAGGCAATGTATAAAGAGTGGCCTTTCTTTCAATGTACAGTTGATCTAATCGAGATGATATTAGGGAAAGCTGACCCGAATATAGCTAAGCATTACGACGAAGTCTTGGTTTCAGAGAGTAGGCAAAAAATCGGTGATGATTTGAGGAATGAGCTTTTATCGACTCAAAAAACGGTTCTGGCTATAACGGGTCATGAGAAGCTTCTTAAGAACAATAAAAGCTTGCGAAGGCTGATTGAGAGTCGGCTTCCTTATTTGAACCCGATAAATATGTTGCAAGTTGAAATATTGAGAAGGTTAAGACGCGACGAGGATAATGTGAAGCTGAGGGATACTCTATTGATTTCGATTAATGGGATTGCTGCTGGAATGAGGAATACTGGTTGA
- the LOC124917951 gene encoding lysine-rich arabinogalactan protein 19-like translates to MAYSPFLWLCFLTYLSLSLAQPPAASPSTLPTPNKPPATTPSALPTPNPPSIAPQIASNTPIPISSPSSSTPISSPPSPPPQTPPPALPPSPIISPPPPVLPPALPPTQESPAPVPLPPISAPAPAPFLLPPVPVPAPAPGKHKKKRKHKHRRHHAPAPAPTPPSPPAPPAITVSDDDTPAPSPSSNLNGGSSFQEQGDKFRIWLKVAVAIAAFIITIG, encoded by the exons ATGGCTTATTCTCCCTTCTTATGGCTATGCTTTCTCACCTACCTCAGCCTCTCCCTTGCTCAACCTCCGGCCGCCTCCCCTTCCACCTTACCAACACCAAACAAACCTCCGGCCACCACCCCTTCCGCCTTACCAACACCAAATCCGCCTTCAATCGCACCACAAATTGCTAGTAATACTCCAATTCCGATATCATCACCATCATCTTCAACACCAATTTCCTCACCACCTTCTCCTCCACCTCAAACTCCGCCACCAGCATTACCACCATCACCCATAATCTCTCCGCCACCTCCGGTCCTCCCTCCGGCTCTCCCGCCGACACAAGAATCCCCTGCTCCGGTCCCATTGCCACCAATCTCAGCTCCAGCACCGGCACCATTCCTCCTTCCTCCGGTTCCAGTTCCAGCTCCAGCTCCCGGGAAACACAAGAAAAAGAGGAAGCATAAGCACCGGAGACATCATGCTCCAGCACCGGCACCCACACCTCCAAGTCCTCCGGCACCTCCGGCGATTACGGTCTCCGATGACGACACACCGGCACCTTCACCATCTTCGAATTTG AATGGAGGGAGTTCATTTCAAGAACAGGGTGATAAATTCAGGATATGGTTGAAGGTTGCAGTTGCAATTGCTGCTTTCATTATAACCATCGgataa
- the LOC124917948 gene encoding uncharacterized protein LOC124917948, with protein MPIFLSLAHLSSEDKDEAVVTAISSHLPQGTNSRSYPFSIKSTNLAPSSYPCKSHASGLIQRERTFAKEDCRKASRSPQKMNSVEEDKLNSAEVKIPRYKLYIELGII; from the exons ATGCCTATCTTTCTCTCTTTGGCCCACCTCTCATCCGAAGACAAAGATGAAGCCGTCGTGACCGCCATCTCCTCTCATCTTCCACAAGGGACGAATAGTCGATCTTATCCTTTTTCGATAAAATCGACAAACCTTGCGCCATCATCATATCCATGTAAAAGCCACGCCTCCGGCCTTATCCAAAGAGAAAGAACATTCGCAAAGGAAGATTGTAGGAAAGCTTCTCGAAGCCCACAAAAGATGAATTCAGTCGAAGAAGACAAGCTCAATTCGGCCGAAGTAAAGATTCCAAG gtataaattatacattGAACTGGGTATAATATAA